In Pectobacterium aroidearum, the following are encoded in one genomic region:
- a CDS encoding LysR family transcriptional regulator: protein MRAAEALSLPASTVTSTIKSLEKYLQVRLLNRTTRRVSLTPEGLQYLSECREILSLIEHAESGLKDSVRRPQGRLRIDMPGGIAHFIVMPNLKDFYRLYPDIYLMIGVSDRQVNLVQEGVDCVIRTGELNNSTLVARPLGRFRWITCASPDYLREYGIPDSPEALSQHRAIHYFSGSARRADELHFLRGAETLSVPVKGNAAVNETGLYIKMCLDGFGLAQLAESIVFENLQEGKLVEVMTDWQPPSVPVILLYPHQRFLSPAVRAFADWVATIL from the coding sequence GTGCGGGCAGCAGAAGCGCTTTCACTACCTGCTTCAACGGTTACCAGTACCATTAAAAGTCTTGAGAAATATCTGCAGGTGCGCCTGCTTAACCGGACAACGAGGCGGGTCAGCCTTACCCCAGAAGGTTTGCAGTATCTCAGTGAGTGCAGGGAAATTCTCTCATTAATCGAACATGCGGAATCCGGCCTGAAGGATTCCGTCAGGCGACCACAGGGGCGTTTGCGAATTGATATGCCGGGTGGGATAGCCCATTTTATCGTTATGCCAAACCTGAAAGACTTTTACCGGCTTTATCCGGATATTTACCTGATGATTGGGGTAAGCGATCGACAGGTCAATCTCGTTCAGGAGGGCGTGGACTGCGTAATCAGGACGGGGGAGTTGAATAACTCTACGCTTGTGGCCCGTCCGCTTGGCCGTTTTCGGTGGATCACTTGCGCATCACCGGACTATCTCAGGGAGTATGGTATTCCTGATAGCCCAGAAGCGTTGTCACAGCATCGGGCCATTCACTACTTTTCCGGCTCTGCCAGGCGCGCGGATGAACTGCATTTCCTGCGTGGCGCTGAGACGTTGTCCGTGCCAGTAAAGGGAAATGCCGCCGTTAATGAAACGGGGCTCTATATTAAAATGTGTCTTGACGGTTTTGGGCTGGCACAGCTTGCTGAAAGCATCGTCTTTGAGAATCTTCAGGAAGGGAAACTTGTTGAGGTTATGACTGACTGGCAGCCGCCATCAGTTCCGGTCATATTACTTTACCCACATCAGCGTTTTCTTTCTCCGGCCGTTCGCGCGTTTGCAGACTGGGTTGCCACTATTCTATGA